Proteins encoded in a region of the Streptomyces sp. NBC_00310 genome:
- a CDS encoding ATP-binding protein produces the protein MFMMILLGGAAAFFVVAMIMAASSGKKQGQGGGGNRASSSRSKSSGSSASARREDLRLPYRYADDMIFVHGDSVWTGLVLPTAIDEYLNAGELQAMAEGPPRGLLNLARGDRNVECHYRKVYQPITALTWAEDLNAVAWDPTDNYKAYNLRKAEYQERIGAKRERNILLVKLGSVKRTGGGTGVMSQDDEPHDDAGLLKGVSGAADQVTATATGVADEYLSPTVVAEWTQVAAEVHESLENLHGTPLTREELVWLIRKPLHGDLPVPPEPVLGSRAWGPNAFDLVVDFSGENRKTHIVLNQYDEVTGEQQTSYTTTLVAANWPAETRFRQSTAWARYAAQHVDFPVEIDMRFTLIPYLKFKDRADKIRGNLVDEMNDMANSGRSPDTKLAHQVTRAQELVDDIEEHKMPGMEAQIRFTISAPDLKELERRRRVLEMQFKQDLKVTLLRPTRQQWRLLQSQLPGDAPKLPIAPYIRLQEVEQLGAGLPTAGTELGDNPEHRSGKRLGWVGNLVGWAGKMPVHYSLHVGPARNDGGGLAIVGASGGGKSSLALQKFYEESESGVRCLVIDPKTDFAQLCYYLAFGSQVNDPAFASDAEQGLLGTPQSKFQPVNPEFWAETEVVDLLKGQAGVLDPWVIARDVPAGRLLAESMLRGFLGDEDYQRVRLPVIEGMATVIGRYNSAIRQAVDQGLTARDADAQVPRPTLWQVVDEVVAAYDHAIATNDREAAKDLKLAQMLLTELRTLPYARLAFAERPQSLSSMRKRRTVITLRGFQSPAASDPRSWNPAERLAATALMAVVELGSQMLDVGYEKNPVTGEIGLRPKALFVDEAYVVTATESGRDLMRRALKQGRSYLAVTVLITQQAIDLVQIEDSEARSGGANQIHTVFAFKQKSAQEASLVAPLLGRPENDQKVIAALQELRTGVCLQRDADKRVGTVAVDLVFKEILAATDTNGTTRPARQGINPPLSVWDWTFLQEVEEDPARPTAPETAAPETATV, from the coding sequence ATGTTCATGATGATCCTTCTGGGCGGGGCGGCCGCCTTCTTCGTGGTCGCCATGATCATGGCCGCCTCGTCGGGCAAGAAGCAGGGCCAGGGCGGGGGCGGCAATCGTGCGTCGTCCTCCCGCTCCAAGTCGTCCGGCTCCTCGGCCTCCGCCCGCCGCGAGGACCTCCGCCTCCCCTACCGCTACGCCGACGACATGATCTTCGTCCACGGCGACTCGGTGTGGACGGGCCTCGTTCTGCCCACCGCCATCGACGAGTACCTGAACGCCGGCGAACTCCAGGCGATGGCCGAGGGCCCGCCCCGCGGTCTGCTCAACCTCGCCCGCGGCGACCGCAACGTCGAGTGCCACTACCGCAAGGTGTACCAGCCGATCACGGCGCTCACCTGGGCGGAGGACCTCAACGCGGTCGCCTGGGACCCGACCGACAACTACAAGGCGTACAACCTGCGCAAGGCCGAGTACCAGGAGCGCATCGGCGCCAAGCGGGAACGCAACATCCTGCTGGTGAAGCTGGGTTCGGTGAAGCGCACCGGTGGTGGTACGGGCGTGATGTCCCAGGACGACGAGCCGCACGACGACGCCGGTCTGCTCAAGGGCGTGAGCGGCGCCGCCGACCAGGTGACCGCCACCGCCACCGGTGTCGCGGACGAGTACCTGTCCCCGACCGTGGTCGCCGAGTGGACGCAGGTGGCGGCCGAGGTTCACGAGAGCCTGGAGAACCTCCACGGCACCCCCCTCACCCGCGAGGAACTCGTCTGGCTGATCCGCAAGCCCCTCCACGGCGACCTACCCGTGCCGCCCGAGCCGGTGCTCGGCTCGCGTGCCTGGGGCCCCAACGCGTTCGACCTGGTCGTCGACTTCTCCGGTGAGAACCGCAAGACACACATCGTCCTGAACCAGTACGACGAGGTCACCGGCGAGCAGCAGACCAGCTACACCACCACTCTCGTCGCCGCCAACTGGCCCGCGGAGACCCGCTTCCGCCAGTCGACGGCGTGGGCGCGCTACGCGGCCCAGCACGTCGACTTCCCCGTCGAGATCGACATGCGGTTCACGCTCATCCCGTATCTGAAGTTCAAGGACCGCGCCGACAAGATCCGCGGCAACCTCGTCGACGAGATGAACGACATGGCCAACTCCGGGCGCAGCCCCGACACCAAGCTGGCCCACCAGGTCACCCGCGCCCAGGAACTCGTCGACGACATCGAGGAGCACAAGATGCCGGGGATGGAGGCGCAGATCCGCTTCACGATCTCGGCTCCGGACCTCAAGGAGCTGGAACGCCGCCGCCGCGTCCTGGAGATGCAGTTCAAGCAGGACCTGAAGGTCACCCTGCTGCGTCCGACCCGTCAGCAGTGGCGTCTGCTCCAGTCCCAGCTTCCGGGCGACGCACCCAAGTTGCCCATCGCGCCGTACATCCGCCTCCAGGAGGTCGAGCAGCTCGGCGCCGGACTCCCCACGGCGGGCACCGAGTTGGGTGACAACCCGGAGCATCGCTCCGGCAAGCGCCTCGGCTGGGTCGGCAACCTGGTGGGCTGGGCGGGCAAGATGCCGGTCCACTACTCGCTGCACGTGGGCCCGGCGCGGAATGACGGCGGTGGGCTGGCGATCGTAGGCGCCTCGGGTGGGGGAAAGTCGTCGTTGGCCCTCCAGAAGTTCTACGAGGAGTCCGAGTCCGGCGTCCGTTGCCTGGTCATCGACCCCAAGACCGACTTCGCCCAGCTCTGCTACTACCTGGCCTTCGGCTCCCAGGTGAACGACCCGGCCTTCGCGAGCGACGCGGAACAGGGCCTCCTCGGCACTCCGCAGAGCAAGTTCCAGCCGGTCAACCCGGAGTTCTGGGCGGAGACGGAGGTCGTCGACCTCCTGAAGGGCCAGGCGGGCGTGCTGGACCCCTGGGTCATCGCCCGTGACGTCCCGGCGGGCCGCCTGCTCGCCGAGTCGATGCTGCGCGGCTTCCTCGGCGACGAGGACTACCAGCGCGTACGCCTCCCCGTCATCGAGGGGATGGCCACGGTCATCGGCCGCTACAACTCCGCGATCCGCCAGGCGGTCGACCAGGGCCTGACGGCACGCGACGCCGACGCGCAGGTACCGCGGCCGACGCTGTGGCAGGTGGTCGACGAGGTCGTGGCGGCGTACGACCACGCCATCGCGACGAACGACCGTGAGGCGGCGAAGGATCTGAAGCTCGCGCAGATGCTCCTCACCGAGCTGCGCACGCTCCCCTACGCCCGGCTCGCCTTCGCCGAGCGCCCGCAGTCGCTGTCCAGCATGCGCAAGCGCCGTACGGTCATCACCCTCCGCGGCTTCCAGTCGCCCGCGGCCTCCGACCCGCGCAGCTGGAACCCGGCGGAACGCCTCGCGGCGACGGCCCTGATGGCGGTCGTGGAGCTGGGCAGCCAGATGCTCGACGTCGGCTACGAGAAGAACCCGGTGACGGGCGAGATCGGCCTGCGCCCCAAGGCGCTGTTCGTGGACGAGGCGTACGTCGTCACGGCCACGGAGTCGGGCCGCGACCTGATGCGCCGCGCCCTGAAGCAGGGTCGCTCGTATCTCGCGGTCACCGTCCTGATCACCCAGCAGGCCATCGACCTCGTGCAGATCGAGGACTCCGAGGCCCGCAGCGGTGGCGCCAACCAGATCCACACGGTCTTCGCCTTCAAGCAGAAGTCCGCACAGGAGGCCTCCCTGGTGGCCCCGCTGCTGGGCCGCCCCGAGAACGACCAGAAGGTCATCGCGGCCCTCCAGGA
- a CDS encoding TrbC/VirB2 family protein has product MYLAATLDSMFGEIQDILTNVGTMVAVIALLVLGIRMLLSMKRGDGMREAFQGFGMIALAALIIGGASGLAGVLIDLGSQIGGGEGGQGN; this is encoded by the coding sequence GTGTACCTGGCAGCCACCCTGGATTCGATGTTCGGAGAGATCCAGGACATCCTCACCAACGTGGGCACGATGGTCGCCGTCATCGCCCTCCTCGTCCTCGGCATCCGCATGCTGCTGTCGATGAAGCGCGGCGACGGTATGCGCGAGGCCTTCCAGGGCTTCGGCATGATCGCGCTCGCCGCCCTGATCATCGGTGGTGCCAGCGGCCTCGCCGGCGTGCTCATCGACCTCGGCAGCCAGATCGGCGGCGGCGAGGGCGGCCAGGGCAACTGA
- a CDS encoding conjugal transfer protein — protein sequence MTDHNSPAGAVGGGQPSGQPGSFGPPQQPQQQAWQAQGQGQHPPAPHQAQPATPQASHPQPQQLPSDAARAQVAAAWVRNTPQAGQAAVPALPPRETRPASESKKEKRERERAARKAAYEQKKAAKEQRKKGGSASAPAAVAPSAPHAPGPATAPQAPTPGNSTLTLRTGAAGAAAAPASAPATLAAGPSTSAQGSGRPAPARDFNVPKPGGRIPAGGRSTHVALRATLLITTCVFALGSCGVMGLVIGKSSTPATAGLDPADAAKYRLTEFPTRQAATFAEQYAMLCMTYSPETASARRDDLARYTSAGVDGECGWDGKGTSKAVSATWDGTAETLPEYGDNGRYLGVQVRSEGGKLTTLTVPVYVKDLATGEGMRVAGDVGQMPLPPRADVPPVDQDAEVVDDTLSDQLREQVLPGYFEAWGASDTTAMARFTTSDASQAATTGLSGELTDPTVSEVDALVPSNVQGTDPYTYGNGQAVQLRVVVAWTGPAGGAVNRSYRMTVVSTAQGWFIKDVRGGVLDAEGGRADVDEETAAPDEDEDAASDDDTAPDEGDAVSPSGSPSASKSPQSSKDKQSDKS from the coding sequence ATGACAGACCACAACAGCCCTGCTGGCGCGGTCGGCGGAGGCCAGCCTTCCGGCCAGCCCGGGTCCTTCGGTCCTCCCCAACAGCCCCAGCAGCAGGCGTGGCAGGCGCAGGGTCAGGGGCAGCACCCCCCTGCCCCGCACCAGGCCCAGCCGGCGACCCCGCAGGCCTCCCACCCCCAGCCGCAGCAGCTTCCCTCCGACGCGGCCCGCGCGCAGGTCGCCGCCGCCTGGGTGCGCAACACGCCCCAGGCCGGGCAGGCCGCCGTACCGGCGCTGCCGCCGCGAGAGACGCGCCCCGCGAGCGAGTCGAAGAAGGAGAAGCGCGAGCGGGAGCGGGCGGCCCGCAAGGCCGCGTACGAGCAGAAGAAGGCGGCGAAGGAGCAGCGCAAGAAGGGCGGCTCGGCATCGGCACCCGCCGCGGTCGCCCCGTCCGCGCCCCACGCCCCCGGCCCTGCGACCGCACCCCAGGCTCCCACTCCCGGCAACTCCACGCTGACGCTCAGGACCGGGGCCGCCGGCGCGGCCGCCGCCCCCGCCTCGGCCCCGGCCACCCTCGCGGCCGGGCCTTCCACTTCCGCCCAGGGCTCCGGCAGGCCCGCACCCGCCCGCGACTTCAACGTCCCCAAGCCCGGCGGCCGGATCCCCGCCGGTGGGCGCAGTACGCATGTCGCGCTCCGCGCCACCCTGCTGATCACCACCTGTGTGTTCGCGCTGGGCTCCTGCGGTGTGATGGGCCTGGTCATCGGCAAGTCCTCGACTCCTGCGACCGCCGGGCTCGACCCCGCCGACGCGGCCAAGTACCGACTCACCGAGTTCCCGACCCGGCAGGCGGCGACGTTCGCGGAGCAGTACGCGATGCTGTGCATGACGTACTCCCCCGAGACCGCGTCCGCGCGCCGCGACGACCTCGCCCGTTACACCTCCGCCGGCGTCGACGGCGAGTGCGGCTGGGACGGCAAGGGAACGAGCAAGGCCGTCTCCGCCACCTGGGACGGAACCGCCGAGACGCTGCCCGAGTACGGCGACAACGGCCGCTACCTGGGGGTCCAGGTCCGCAGCGAGGGCGGCAAGCTCACCACCCTCACCGTGCCCGTCTATGTGAAGGACCTCGCGACCGGCGAGGGCATGCGCGTCGCGGGCGACGTCGGCCAGATGCCGTTGCCGCCCCGCGCGGACGTGCCGCCGGTCGACCAGGACGCCGAGGTCGTCGACGACACCTTGTCCGACCAGCTGCGGGAGCAGGTGCTGCCGGGTTACTTCGAGGCGTGGGGCGCGTCCGACACCACGGCGATGGCCCGTTTCACCACGTCCGACGCCTCGCAGGCCGCGACCACCGGTCTGTCCGGCGAGCTGACCGACCCCACCGTCAGCGAGGTCGACGCACTGGTGCCGTCGAACGTCCAGGGCACCGACCCGTACACCTACGGCAACGGACAGGCCGTACAGCTCCGGGTGGTCGTCGCGTGGACCGGCCCGGCGGGCGGGGCCGTGAACCGCTCGTACCGGATGACCGTGGTGAGCACGGCCCAGGGCTGGTTCATCAAGGACGTCCGCGGCGGTGTGCTGGACGCGGAGGGCGGCCGGGCCGACGTCGACGAGGAGACCGCCGCGCCCGACGAGGACGAGGACGCGGCGTCCGACGACGACACCGCGCCCGACGAGGGCGATGCCGTCTCGCCGTCGGGTTCACCGTCCGCCTCCAAGTCTCCTCAGTCCTCGAAGGACAAGCAGTCCGACAAGTCCTGA
- a CDS encoding DUF4913 domain-containing protein: MSGTETPSEQPEFYFADVYVFVSDYLAQMVRRRVNGSSATWCPKWWEHPEAGARLSALWLAWEHLRQDPALGMSTWWLHHADPHLRVLMDADSGPFAACSPKDGHTAYPFDPLPVDPRPE, translated from the coding sequence ATGAGCGGTACCGAAACACCTTCCGAGCAGCCGGAGTTCTACTTCGCGGATGTCTACGTCTTCGTCTCCGACTACCTCGCCCAGATGGTCCGCCGCCGGGTCAACGGCTCGTCGGCGACCTGGTGCCCCAAGTGGTGGGAGCACCCCGAGGCCGGCGCCCGACTCTCTGCCCTGTGGCTGGCCTGGGAGCACCTGCGTCAGGACCCGGCGCTCGGCATGTCGACGTGGTGGCTGCACCACGCCGACCCGCATCTACGAGTGCTGATGGACGCCGACTCGGGCCCGTTCGCGGCGTGTTCACCCAAGGACGGGCACACGGCTTATCCGTTCGATCCGCTGCCGGTGGATCCGCGGCCGGAGTGA
- a CDS encoding peptidoglycan DD-metalloendopeptidase family protein, protein MVAPAVLAAAAKAAKVAKAAKAVAQAKNGSGGGKKNGNKKWLWIAAGVGFLPLAGVGTLVLVLLGSLLGGMGAGAAAAACDDYADNAEAGNTDDAAATNPVMPAGKMYMPSTTARNEIPPKMILASMRAAARYDGLDWTMIAGQMYQETKYGQDPSAAPGGANSLGYMGILQFGKPAWTDYGDDGNGDGKKDLYNIDDAAYAAANFLHAKKAETQPFKALQIYSGSSSSNSIYPRVVLTQSARYRGVLTGDKDLIKRWYAHLAETIEKNPGFPTLGKQSDIPEPVGNGAQPSRALSIAATPARSWSTPPLDDVGDDTTTAMSLAAYSTGTTTLALPAAKPIPGGKDWQWPMKQGTYQMGTPYHKQGNMWSLGYHTGLDLTAPTGTPIYAPADGKVVTAGPGGSYGNMTKLQHAGGVITLYAHQTSIKVSVGQSVKRGDQIGTIGATGNVTGPHLHWEVLVPGVDNPFVGGQDQGPGMVDPAAWMAGRVAANPDYGTVPGDSGSEGRNAQYEECAEDNGGAAVAPDGAGASGVLPDSDDPVIRAVLGWAQRGIGVPYVYGAPRLQGRNPTSFDCSSLTQWAYYMASDGKINIGATTRDQEPRLRKYEVSLSEAQPGDLIFFRPEGGGFSGHVGIVWDPKTKKIIHAPRPGKSVSFSTWDVQDEITGVYRVPIPAGTNAVEGDGKTGTEDA, encoded by the coding sequence ATGGTTGCTCCGGCGGTACTGGCCGCCGCCGCGAAGGCGGCGAAGGTCGCCAAGGCGGCCAAGGCGGTGGCCCAGGCCAAGAACGGCTCGGGCGGCGGCAAGAAGAACGGCAACAAGAAGTGGCTGTGGATAGCCGCCGGCGTCGGTTTTCTGCCCCTGGCCGGGGTCGGCACCCTCGTCCTGGTCCTTCTCGGGTCGCTCCTCGGAGGTATGGGCGCGGGAGCCGCGGCGGCGGCCTGCGACGACTACGCCGACAACGCCGAGGCCGGTAACACCGACGACGCGGCGGCCACCAACCCGGTGATGCCGGCGGGCAAGATGTACATGCCGAGCACGACCGCGCGCAACGAGATCCCGCCGAAGATGATCCTCGCCTCGATGCGCGCCGCCGCCCGCTACGACGGCCTCGACTGGACGATGATCGCCGGGCAGATGTACCAGGAGACCAAGTACGGCCAGGACCCGTCGGCCGCGCCCGGCGGCGCCAACTCCCTCGGCTACATGGGCATCCTGCAGTTCGGGAAGCCGGCCTGGACGGACTACGGCGACGACGGCAACGGCGACGGCAAGAAGGACCTGTACAACATCGACGACGCGGCCTACGCCGCGGCCAACTTCCTGCACGCCAAGAAGGCGGAGACCCAGCCCTTCAAGGCCCTGCAGATCTACTCCGGTTCGTCCTCCTCCAACAGCATCTACCCGCGCGTCGTCCTCACCCAGTCCGCGCGCTACCGCGGGGTGCTCACCGGCGACAAGGACCTCATCAAGCGCTGGTACGCCCACCTGGCGGAGACGATCGAGAAGAACCCCGGCTTCCCCACCCTGGGCAAGCAGTCGGACATCCCGGAGCCGGTCGGCAACGGCGCCCAGCCCAGCCGGGCCCTCAGCATCGCCGCGACCCCGGCCCGCTCGTGGTCGACACCGCCGCTGGACGACGTCGGCGACGACACCACCACCGCGATGTCCCTGGCCGCGTACTCCACCGGTACGACGACCCTCGCCCTCCCCGCCGCCAAGCCCATACCCGGTGGCAAGGACTGGCAGTGGCCCATGAAGCAGGGCACGTACCAAATGGGTACGCCTTACCACAAGCAGGGCAATATGTGGAGCCTCGGCTACCACACCGGCCTCGACCTGACGGCCCCCACCGGCACTCCGATCTACGCCCCGGCCGACGGCAAGGTGGTGACCGCGGGCCCCGGCGGGTCGTACGGGAACATGACGAAGCTTCAGCACGCGGGCGGCGTCATCACGCTCTACGCTCACCAGACCTCGATCAAGGTGTCCGTCGGTCAGTCCGTCAAGCGCGGTGACCAGATCGGCACCATCGGCGCGACCGGCAACGTCACCGGCCCCCACCTGCACTGGGAGGTCCTCGTCCCGGGTGTCGACAACCCGTTCGTCGGGGGTCAGGACCAGGGCCCCGGCATGGTTGACCCCGCGGCGTGGATGGCGGGCCGGGTCGCCGCCAACCCCGACTACGGCACCGTCCCCGGCGACAGCGGCAGCGAGGGCCGGAACGCGCAGTACGAGGAGTGCGCCGAGGACAACGGCGGCGCCGCCGTCGCCCCCGACGGCGCCGGCGCCTCCGGCGTCCTCCCCGACTCCGACGACCCGGTCATCCGGGCGGTCCTCGGCTGGGCGCAGCGCGGCATCGGCGTCCCGTACGTGTACGGCGCGCCGCGTCTCCAGGGCCGCAACCCGACCAGCTTCGACTGCTCCAGCCTCACGCAGTGGGCGTACTACATGGCCAGCGACGGAAAGATCAACATCGGTGCCACGACCCGTGATCAGGAACCCCGGCTCCGCAAGTACGAGGTGTCGCTGTCCGAGGCGCAGCCCGGTGACCTGATCTTCTTCCGGCCCGAGGGCGGCGGCTTCTCCGGGCACGTGGGCATCGTCTGGGACCCCAAGACCAAGAAGATCATCCACGCCCCGCGTCCCGGCAAGTCCGTCTCCTTCAGTACCTGGGACGTCCAGGACGAGATCACCGGCGTCTACCGCGTGCCGATCCCGGCCGGCACGAACGCGGTCGAGGGCGACGGCAAGACCGGCACGGAGGACGCGTGA